The Candidatus Methylomirabilota bacterium genome includes a region encoding these proteins:
- a CDS encoding DUF928 domain-containing protein produces the protein MENKAGAPSSAQPGLQPAGLVYRPPLRGAPGGRVGGGSRGGGAVSVTALVPEGRALTSLEQPSVSWYLSSPTPAPVEVTISDDRAVKPLLEVRLPQPVQPGVQRIRLADYGVKLEPGVQYKWFVTVVVDPARRSRDVLAGGTIERVEPNAELSARLASARPETLPMIYAEAGLWYDALGAIADLLDQSPNDQTVREGRAQLLSQAGLPKVE, from the coding sequence ATGGAAAACAAGGCTGGGGCTCCAAGCTCGGCGCAGCCTGGATTGCAGCCCGCGGGCCTCGTGTATCGCCCACCCCTGCGCGGGGCGCCGGGCGGCCGGGTCGGCGGAGGCAGCCGCGGTGGCGGCGCGGTCAGCGTCACGGCCTTGGTTCCCGAGGGTCGCGCGCTCACCTCTCTCGAGCAGCCGTCCGTTTCCTGGTACCTGTCGAGCCCGACGCCAGCGCCGGTCGAGGTAACGATCAGCGATGACCGGGCGGTGAAGCCGTTACTCGAGGTTCGCCTGCCTCAGCCCGTCCAGCCTGGAGTGCAGCGGATCCGCCTGGCGGACTATGGGGTGAAGCTCGAGCCCGGAGTCCAGTACAAGTGGTTCGTCACCGTGGTGGTCGACCCGGCGCGCCGCTCGCGCGACGTCCTCGCTGGTGGCACCATCGAGCGCGTCGAGCCCAATGCGGAGTTGAGCGCCCGACTTGCTTCAGCCCGGCCGGAGACCCTTCCGATGATCTATGCCGAGGCAGGGCTCTGGTACGACGCCCTGGGAGCGATCGCCGATCTGCTCGATCAGAGCCCCAATGACCAGACCGTCCGAGAAGGCCGGGCCCAGCTCCTGAGCCAGGCGGGACTGCCAAAGGTCGAGTAA
- a CDS encoding ShlB/FhaC/HecB family hemolysin secretion/activation protein: MLLGMALVALPVPALAQRVTPRMGEPPPLLQERPAPPPPPVLPPVPPPEVQPRPPGVLPTLRIFVRDIRVVGSTVFTAAEIERVTAPYVNRELSTEDLEALRTQLTLLYVNRGYVNSGAILPDQSLTDGIVTYQIVEGGLTDIQIQGNRWFRSRYLRDRLRLAAGPPLNVDTLQEKLQLLLEDERFRRLNAQLRPGARPGESVLDVSVDERLPYRLVMGADDYQAPSVGGLRGFGGFEFLNLTGNGDTLALRFAGSEGLRPLVDVRYAIPVTPWDTTVSFQYHREYFVVVEQPFDQLDITNTFVIYTLGVRQPVYRTLSTEIALELIGERLSSDTTLLGEDFSLSPGASNGKSVDTAIRFVQEVVHRTRNLVLSARSRLSFGIDALGATIHSGDEPDGLFFAWLGQFQWVQRLPFLDAYTIARTDVQLSDRPLLVQEQMSVGGRYTVRGYRENTLVRDNAFVASAELRVPVVQRTRWADYLELAAFYDYGRSWNVRPPHLSPIDISSVGVGLRWGLTIPAGPVSVRPQLEVYWGHPLRNVSNPGTGTAGGTIQDQGVHFQFLVAIQ, translated from the coding sequence GTGCTCCTCGGGATGGCGCTGGTGGCCCTGCCGGTCCCCGCGCTCGCGCAGCGGGTCACACCCCGGATGGGCGAGCCGCCGCCGCTGCTGCAGGAGCGGCCCGCCCCGCCGCCACCCCCCGTCCTGCCTCCCGTTCCGCCGCCGGAGGTCCAGCCGCGTCCGCCCGGGGTCCTGCCCACGCTGCGCATCTTCGTGCGGGACATCCGCGTCGTCGGCAGCACCGTCTTCACCGCCGCCGAGATCGAGCGCGTCACCGCGCCCTACGTCAACCGCGAGCTGTCGACCGAGGACCTCGAGGCTCTCCGCACGCAGCTGACGCTGCTCTACGTCAACCGCGGGTACGTGAACTCCGGCGCGATCCTGCCGGATCAGAGCTTGACCGACGGGATCGTGACCTACCAGATCGTGGAGGGCGGGCTGACCGACATCCAGATCCAGGGCAACCGCTGGTTCCGGTCCCGCTATCTTCGCGATCGCCTGCGGCTCGCGGCCGGCCCGCCGCTGAACGTCGACACGCTGCAGGAGAAGCTCCAGCTCCTGCTGGAGGACGAGCGCTTCCGACGCCTCAATGCGCAGCTGCGTCCCGGCGCCCGGCCCGGAGAGAGCGTGCTGGACGTCTCGGTCGACGAGCGGCTGCCGTATCGGCTCGTGATGGGGGCCGACGACTACCAGGCCCCGTCGGTTGGCGGCCTGCGCGGCTTCGGAGGCTTCGAGTTCCTGAATCTCACCGGCAACGGTGACACTCTGGCGCTGCGCTTCGCCGGGTCCGAGGGCCTCAGGCCGCTCGTGGACGTGCGATACGCCATCCCGGTGACGCCGTGGGATACGACGGTCAGCTTCCAGTACCATCGCGAGTACTTCGTCGTCGTCGAGCAGCCGTTCGACCAGCTCGATATCACGAACACCTTCGTGATCTACACCCTGGGGGTCCGTCAGCCGGTCTATCGCACCCTGAGCACCGAGATCGCGCTCGAGCTGATCGGGGAGCGCCTGTCCAGCGACACGACGCTGCTCGGGGAAGATTTCTCGCTGTCGCCCGGCGCGAGCAACGGCAAGTCGGTGGACACCGCCATCCGGTTCGTCCAGGAGGTCGTGCACCGTACGCGGAATCTCGTGCTCTCGGCCCGGTCCCGTCTCTCGTTCGGCATCGACGCGCTGGGGGCTACCATCCACAGCGGTGACGAGCCGGACGGTCTGTTCTTCGCCTGGCTGGGGCAGTTCCAGTGGGTCCAGCGGCTCCCGTTCCTCGACGCCTACACGATCGCGCGCACGGACGTTCAGCTGTCCGACCGGCCCTTGCTGGTGCAAGAGCAGATGTCGGTCGGCGGCCGCTATACCGTGCGGGGCTACCGCGAGAACACGCTCGTGCGGGACAACGCCTTCGTGGCCTCGGCGGAGCTACGGGTGCCCGTGGTCCAGCGCACCCGATGGGCCGACTATCTGGAGCTGGCCGCGTTCTACGACTACGGCCGATCCTGGAACGTGAGACCTCCGCATCTGAGCCCGATCGATATCTCGAGCGTCGGGGTTGGCCTTCGCTGGGGTCTCACGATTCCGGCGGGGCCCGTCTCGGTCCGCCCCCAGCTCGAGGTCTACTGGGGTCACCCGCTACGGAACGTCTCGAACCCGGGCACTGGGACGGCCGGAGGCACGATCCAGGACCAGGGCGTGCACTTCCAGTTCCTGGTCGCCATCCAGTGA